AAGACAACTCCAAAGTCTTGTTCTCATATGCATTTGCACATACATTGCCAACAACAACGGTTTGGAAATTCACTAGTGATGGGTTTCCACCCAACTCCGCAAACAAAACCAAAGTATTTGCACCATCTTTAAGATAAGAGCGAGGGACATGGTACctgaattaataatttaaaacataaaacataattatcttattgtaaaatgaataattaataaacacaaGAAATGATAGTGTACTATGTGTAAAAGTAAAACCAACCATCTTTGTGTTGGCTTCCCGCAATTTGTAACACATTTTGAGTCAGAATATTCTCCACGATAATCACAAGGTTCATCACTACAACCATCTTCTTCAGCATTGTAACTAGGCCAGATACGTCCAATGTTTTTCCCATTCACCCAAGCGTAGCCTTTGCCCATTCCTTGCAAGTCCACCACAACAGGGTCTGTCCCCAGAGGAGCTTTGAAAGTAGtctttcaattataaaaacacTAATTAGTTTTAGTAGTTAAAAGATTATAACATTTCAAAacatattgaaaacaaaatgaagattaattaattaccttGTACCAAGTCAACATCCTGTTTGTGGGTAACTTCTCAGATTCCCATTTGCTTTGAGCAGCGAAGGGTGAGTCATCACTAAAGAGTTTGTGGTCCCAACCATGCAACCCTATCTTGTATGACCATTTGTGTGAGGATAAATTCTTAATGATGGTTTCTTCACCTTTTACACTGACCAACTCAATAGGCCCAACAAGACCGGCATGCCATGTAGCAAAGAATGCCCCGTAGTTctatttcacaaaatataattaattaagcatTCTTAATCagtaaaattgaaacaaaaatttcttattatatgcaaaattattaaatcatatCAAGGTCCATAGGTAAAGTACCTGAAGTCCAACAGTGACACTGAGCAAGCTTATAGTATTcgttccatgcttcaacttaaTCTTCGGCTCAAATTTATCGTTGTGAATACCATATGTTGCCCAATGGGAATCTATTCATCAAACAGGTTATTGAAAAATTGTCACGAATATAGTCGATACAATATTGATTTAGAATATGGTTCTAAAATGTTACCAATATATTCTCCGTTGACGAATGCATGAATTACATGGCCGCTACCATTAATCCTAAGAGTCATATTTTCACTCCAAACTGGATCATCGTGCTTGACATGAAGTCTgtcataaaaggaaaaaagaaaaaaaaagtatgatcAACAGAACAAAGAGAAACAaaggaatttaattaaaaagataagaagTTAAGTGGGGGTGATTACTTTGTCATGTACCAAAGATAGTCACTAGCATCATTAGCCGCATCTTTTTGATCAAGAAGTCTGTGTGCAGAGACATTACTTTTACCATGAAGAGCCTTGTCAATGTTCTCTGATCTCCAGACCCACTTCAAAATTGCTGCCTCCTTTTCTGCCTTGCTATTTTCTTTAGTCATTACAGAGGTTTGCACATTCACCTGAttgagaaaatataaatttaagttattaaTTAGTAACATAAATCATTAATCGATCTTAGTGTATAAAAGTTTTCTTTAACCTTGGCAGTGTTATACTCTTCGTGCTGACAATCAGGAAGAATGCTGACAGACCATGCTGGAACAGTATAGTTATTCCCTCTAAATGTTAGAGTGGCATCAGCGGTGGTGTTGGTGTTGCTCAGGAAGCAGCTTGATGATCCATTTGTGGCATAAATAGTGACCTTAAATTTGAAAGTATGTTATAATAAGAACTTTTActcttaaataatataataataacacgAGCCATTTGTTAGTGTGTTTCAACTTTCTACCTTTCATTTACCTTAACAGAGTTGCCTAGATCAGTCTCGGATACGTTCCCACTCGTAAGAGCTTCCTCCATTGCCTTCAAAGCACTGTGAAGTTCTTTGAGGTGACCCCATTTTGGTTGGGCAATGTTACCtgcaaataaaagaataaaatatcaaaggttaatattcaataagaaaaaaatatataattctaaacatttaaataaattcaattacCATATTCATCTAGAGGAGCATCATAATCATATGATGTGGTAATGTATGGACCCCCGGCTGTTCTACCGAAGTTAGTGCCACCATGATACTGAACCAAAAAATCGTATACATATATATTCAGGAACATGACGATTAATATTTTGAACTGTGAATTGTTtaccatataataattttgaaatgtgCCTCCGGTTTGGAAAAATCTAGCCACTGCAAAAGCAACATCTTCAGCAGTTCTGTGTGGATCTCGGCCACCCCaattcttgaaccttgaataattcacccaaaaaataaaagttcaaatttaatatctgttaataaaaaatatgaagataaaactgttttttgttttaaaattaaaaatttgaatacaCGAGTTAAGAATATTAAACCTACCAGCCTATCCAATTTTCGGTCCACATTTTAGGACTGTTAAAACTATTTGGTTCAAAGTTGTCACAATACCAACCATTGCAAGTATTGAtctataacataaaaaaaatgtaaaattatcaGCTtcacataataattatataaccatataatataaaatataaaaatatttaccatAGGCTGAGGAGCATCGGACTCCTGGCACATGATCCATGGAACCCCAACTTTCAAGGACTCCGCCATGTTCGCACACCAATTCATGTAAGCTTTTCCAGCATCTCCATATTGTGAAATTACGTTACCATATTCATTTTCGATCTAAAAATTATTGACCAATTTGTtaggaaatatatatatttttaaataataaaatcaatgaaCCATTCATAAAGGAGAtccaaaggaaaaaataataataaagtaccTGAGTGAGAATTATAGGACCACCTTGAGAAGCAAAAAGTTTCTCCTTTTTGAGCATATCCACGATCAAAGTAGTGAAATTTTGCATTTCAttcttaatttcaaattaaaacaaaagtcagcgaaaaacttataaaagctcaacaatataatacaaataagaaaaaataagcatTACCATGAACACACTATTGGCAGTCCGAATCTCGACATCAGGTAGATTGTGAACCCAGACAGGAATCCCTCTGAAAGTAGCCACAcagaaaattgaattttttttaatgttattcatgataaaaaaaaaaatataataacatgcATTAAAACAAAAAGGATGATTAAATGTACCCATAATTCCATTCGGCACAAACATATGGACCAATGCGAAGAACACCATAAAGTCCAGACTCTTGAATGGTCTTGAGAAATCTGATGATATCATTATTGCCAGAAAAATCATACACACGACGTGAAGGTTCATGTGCATTCCAGAAAACATATGTTTCAATTGCATCTAATCCtccttctttggctttttggatTAACTCGGGCCACATCTATGATTAAATTGACAAAAATTAGTGTAGACAATATTACatacacataaaaaataaaatacatatgaTGAGTATAGTTACCTCAGGGGTGCTTCTAGGATAATGGATTGATCCAGATATGAGCACTCTACGCTTACCATCAATTTTGATGGCCCTTCCATCATGAGAGACATCAACAGCATGGGTGCCAATGAAGGAAAAAATAACAAGGCAAAAGCAAACTATTAGAGAAATAAAGCTCTTTGGAGTAGCCATAGTGACTCATAAAATAGTGTGATAGAATTGTACTTTATTTATACAGAGAGTGGTGTATTCCAGAATCGTTAGTTTCATTCTGTTATCTACCCCATCCCAAAAATATATTCTGTCAATTAAGATCTTAACAAGAGAATCTTTAActtaaacaacttaaaaagaattgTTAACAAATCCTATCCATGGAAACAACTCATAAAAACAACATGATCCTTTTCCAATTCGATAATTGGCTTATTTGTTATATTCCTTTCTATATCTTTCCAGCtatattttaactatttttaaatttattttacattcccattttgtaattaattcaaaatgttTTAGCATAATTGTTAAATGCAAAGTTTTGTAATCTAAAGTATATGTTCAAATATACGTAcaactttataatttaaaaacaagttattttctcaaataaaacGATTTCTACTTAAGAATGTCAAGCTAGTTACTTCTAAATTATAGattttcaacttttatttaatatttttaaaaaatatatgtacataaataataaaaaattcaaaactattTAGTAGCATATTATATATTAGTTATATTAAAATTGgggaacaaaattaattaaatttttaattgagtaGATGTTATGTCAGAAAATATTAAGCCTGtcgaatttttttatgatttttcctttctttaagtaataataatgtAACACCTATATAAAAATGtgtgtatttaaaataaaaagtataaatataaatttataatttataattatttaatttgatatttatttttactattatgAATACCATGTTTACATATACttaaaatttgtgtttttaaaactaagtatttttaaattgaacatttattttattttgtattaatatCAAATTAAGATGATTATAAtggtatttaataattttatgtccAACGTCTATCTATATGCTAAGTTAAtactatgttttaatttttttggaaaagatataaatttgatCTTTTGTAATAATTTCTTCTAAATATACATTGATAtgcattttaattcatttttttcaccaCATGTatcaaatcttttatttttctaacgtccaaaaataatattttttttctcaatgcatgtaattaataattattagtttaaatttgaccttttatttcttttagtaGTTGGGGGATGGATACTCTGCACGCAGAGAATCTTGAcctttcattaaatttttatactataatgttttattataaatagaagaaaaaaaatgccaaataaaaaaaataatgcatgtAATTTGTCcctttttataatcttattttttaatttatagatgtattaattttttgtttttaaatatttttatttaattattctttttctaaacattaattaataagaTCATTAAGATGACAAACACTTAGTGGGGAGagatagttaattttttttaaaaaaaagtaatagtacttttaaaagaataatagaaattaacgacattattgataaatttgatataattaattaaattgactatttttttaaagaatatgaATTAGTCGAAAAAGTGATAAAGACTAAggaaatatttataatacaacTACAATATAGcctgtattttttcttttctccctcATTTCTGTAATTGATgggtttatattattattattattattattattattattattattattatgcgtggattattttattttaaaaaatgttttttaaaaggtttaaaaCTGCTATCAtatgaaaattgatttgaattaaataatatatatagtggtaatgtaaaaaaaatt
This region of Glycine soja cultivar W05 chromosome 17, ASM419377v2, whole genome shotgun sequence genomic DNA includes:
- the LOC114392026 gene encoding beta-galactosidase 15-like; the encoded protein is MATPKSFISLIVCFCLVIFSFIGTHAVDVSHDGRAIKIDGKRRVLISGSIHYPRSTPEMWPELIQKAKEGGLDAIETYVFWNAHEPSRRVYDFSGNNDIIRFLKTIQESGLYGVLRIGPYVCAEWNYGGIPVWVHNLPDVEIRTANSVFMNEMQNFTTLIVDMLKKEKLFASQGGPIILTQIENEYGNVISQYGDAGKAYMNWCANMAESLKVGVPWIMCQESDAPQPMINTCNGWYCDNFEPNSFNSPKMWTENWIGWFKNWGGRDPHRTAEDVAFAVARFFQTGGTFQNYYMYHGGTNFGRTAGGPYITTSYDYDAPLDEYGNIAQPKWGHLKELHSALKAMEEALTSGNVSETDLGNSVKVTIYATNGSSSCFLSNTNTTADATLTFRGNNYTVPAWSVSILPDCQHEEYNTAKVNVQTSVMTKENSKAEKEAAILKWVWRSENIDKALHGKSNVSAHRLLDQKDAANDASDYLWYMTKLHVKHDDPVWSENMTLRINGSGHVIHAFVNGEYIDSHWATYGIHNDKFEPKIKLKHGTNTISLLSVTVGLQNYGAFFATWHAGLVGPIELVSVKGEETIIKNLSSHKWSYKIGLHGWDHKLFSDDSPFAAQSKWESEKLPTNRMLTWYKTTFKAPLGTDPVVVDLQGMGKGYAWVNGKNIGRIWPSYNAEEDGCSDEPCDYRGEYSDSKCVTNCGKPTQRWYHVPRSYLKDGANTLVLFAELGGNPSLVNFQTVVVGNVCANAYENKTLELSCQGRKISAIKFASFGDPKGVCGAFTNGSCESKSNALPIVQKACVGKEACSIDVSEKTFGATACGNLAKRLAVEAVC